A single Xiphias gladius isolate SHS-SW01 ecotype Sanya breed wild chromosome 22, ASM1685928v1, whole genome shotgun sequence DNA region contains:
- the g6fl gene encoding g6f-like isoform X3: MESGFLTFILVSLFAVYSSHSGITDWNDVVVAREGMVTTLVCTDRTVRGAVSIKWKVKSHGADEWKLILSASEKKTSYYSVTEESMRQTDLNFREGVFSLVFFPKMEDGGLYSCLIEQQERNMKKMKIILLAILTVTVIPSPVLAQLSTLQLIASVNPVFAITKITWEAPGGIPMKSEQMPNASTVAKLPLFQNNDSGVYVCMVHPLRNSSTSLFMFSVNVTVDAAKLCPITDVTHGPDISIATQAHTSFPLTCAGVQGDYVRLHWNPPDTKKQTNMRVVHQYDRWRHSTSLTEQSERLKFAGPPSNAEAGNFSFLLTPEIKDGGLYICDVYLNDKSFSQRTVLSVLKVKTTRSSSKLELVCQYSERSQVKSVIWEYQNKSRRLKMSSTSPGRITTNLPLPITSDTAGNYTCTLVLKNGKTIWATQAVILPLKEIISVTTPSLFPLLLLVPLVAVAVGLLLWRQKHISDRGIEHSLSVHSGEAQNIYENPEDIRQAPLQGSVYMDLKPRGEDDVYKELERYEQCQS; this comes from the exons aTGGAGTCTGGTTTTCTCACGTTtattcttgtttctttgtttgcgGTATATTCCTCTCACTCTGGCATCACAG ACTGGAACGATGTTGTGGTGGCTAGAGAGGGCATGGTCACCACGTTGGTCTGTACTGATAGAACAGTCAGGGGTGCTGTGAGCATTAAGTGGAAGGTAAAGTCACATGGTGCAGATGAATGGAAACTGATTCTCTCAGCTAGTGAAAAGAAAACGTCCTATTATAGTGTCACAGAGGAATCCATGCGCCAGACTGACTTAAACTTTCGAGAGGGGGTTTTCTctctggttttttttcccaaaatggaGGACGGCGGACTCTACTCATGCTTGATAGAGCAACAAGAGAGgaatatgaagaaaatgaagattATCCTCCTAGCTATCCTCACAG TCACCGTCATCCCATCTCCAGTCCTTGCTCAGCTCAGCACCCTGCAGCTGATTGCCAGTGTTAATCCTGTCTTCGCCATCACCAAAATCACCTGGGAAGCACCTGGTGGCATTCCCATGAAGAGCGAGCAAATGCCAAATGCCAGCACAGTGGCTAAACTGCCACTGTTCCAGAACAATGACAGCGGGGTCTATGTCTGTATGGTTCACCCTTTGCGTAACAGCAGCACCAGTCTTTTCATGTTCAGTGTGAACGTGACTGTTGATG CAGCCAAACTGTGCCCAATCACTGATGTAACACATG GCCCTGATATCTCCATCGCCACACAGGCTCATACATCCTTCCCACTGACCTGTGCTGGTGTCCAGGGGGACTATGTCCGGCTCCACTGGAATCCCCCAGACACCAAGAAACAGACTAATATGAGGGTTGTGCACCAGTATGATCGCTGGAGGCATTCCACCTCCTTGACTGAGCAAAGCGAGAGACTGAAGTTTGCTGGCCCACCCTCAAATGCGGAGGCTGGGAACTTCTCCTTTCTACTCACACCAGAGATCAAAGATGGTGGCCTCTACATCTGTGATGTGTACCTCAATGACAAGAGCTTCAGCCAGAGGACCGTTCTCAGCGTGCTGAAAG TTAAAACCACGCGTTCCTCCTCGAAGCTGGAGTTGGTTTGCCAGTACTCAGAGAGGTCCCAGGTCAAAAGCGTCATTTGGGAATACCAGAATAAGAGTCGCCGGTTGAAAATGTCAAGCACCAGCCCAGGCCGCATCACCACCAATTTGCCCTTACCCATCACATCTGACACAGCTGGGAACTACACCTGCACCCTAGTGCTGAAAAATGGGAAGACCATCTGGGCAACGCAAGCTGTCATACTGCCCCTTAAAG agATTATCAGTGTCACCaccccctccctcttccctttATTACTCCTGGTGCCCCTGGTTGCAGTGGCTGTTGggctgttgctatggagacagaaacacatctcTGATCGTG GTATTGAGCATTCCCTGTCTGTCCACTCGGGTGAAGCACAGAACATCTATGAGAATCCTGAGGATATCAGACAG GCTCCTTTGCAGGGCTCAGTCTACATG GATTTGAAACCAAGAGGAGAGGATGATGTCTATAAGGAACTGGAGCG
- the g6fl gene encoding g6f-like isoform X4, producing MVTTLVCTDRTVRGAVSIKWKVKSHGADEWKLILSASEKKTSYYSVTEESMRQTDLNFREGVFSLVFFPKMEDGGLYSCLIEQQERNMKKMKIILLAILTVTVIPSPVLAQLSTLQLIASVNPVFAITKITWEAPGGIPMKSEQMPNASTVAKLPLFQNNDSGVYVCMVHPLRNSSTSLFMFSVNVTVDAAKLCPITDVTHGPDISIATQAHTSFPLTCAGVQGDYVRLHWNPPDTKKQTNMRVVHQYDRWRHSTSLTEQSERLKFAGPPSNAEAGNFSFLLTPEIKDGGLYICDVYLNDKSFSQRTVLSVLKVKTTRSSSKLELVCQYSERSQVKSVIWEYQNKSRRLKMSSTSPGRITTNLPLPITSDTAGNYTCTLVLKNGKTIWATQAVILPLKGGRDEIISVTTPSLFPLLLLVPLVAVAVGLLLWRQKHISDRGIEHSLSVHSGEAQNIYENPEDIRQAPLQGSVYMDLKPRGEDDVYKELERYEQCQS from the exons ATGGTCACCACGTTGGTCTGTACTGATAGAACAGTCAGGGGTGCTGTGAGCATTAAGTGGAAGGTAAAGTCACATGGTGCAGATGAATGGAAACTGATTCTCTCAGCTAGTGAAAAGAAAACGTCCTATTATAGTGTCACAGAGGAATCCATGCGCCAGACTGACTTAAACTTTCGAGAGGGGGTTTTCTctctggttttttttcccaaaatggaGGACGGCGGACTCTACTCATGCTTGATAGAGCAACAAGAGAGgaatatgaagaaaatgaagattATCCTCCTAGCTATCCTCACAG TCACCGTCATCCCATCTCCAGTCCTTGCTCAGCTCAGCACCCTGCAGCTGATTGCCAGTGTTAATCCTGTCTTCGCCATCACCAAAATCACCTGGGAAGCACCTGGTGGCATTCCCATGAAGAGCGAGCAAATGCCAAATGCCAGCACAGTGGCTAAACTGCCACTGTTCCAGAACAATGACAGCGGGGTCTATGTCTGTATGGTTCACCCTTTGCGTAACAGCAGCACCAGTCTTTTCATGTTCAGTGTGAACGTGACTGTTGATG CAGCCAAACTGTGCCCAATCACTGATGTAACACATG GCCCTGATATCTCCATCGCCACACAGGCTCATACATCCTTCCCACTGACCTGTGCTGGTGTCCAGGGGGACTATGTCCGGCTCCACTGGAATCCCCCAGACACCAAGAAACAGACTAATATGAGGGTTGTGCACCAGTATGATCGCTGGAGGCATTCCACCTCCTTGACTGAGCAAAGCGAGAGACTGAAGTTTGCTGGCCCACCCTCAAATGCGGAGGCTGGGAACTTCTCCTTTCTACTCACACCAGAGATCAAAGATGGTGGCCTCTACATCTGTGATGTGTACCTCAATGACAAGAGCTTCAGCCAGAGGACCGTTCTCAGCGTGCTGAAAG TTAAAACCACGCGTTCCTCCTCGAAGCTGGAGTTGGTTTGCCAGTACTCAGAGAGGTCCCAGGTCAAAAGCGTCATTTGGGAATACCAGAATAAGAGTCGCCGGTTGAAAATGTCAAGCACCAGCCCAGGCCGCATCACCACCAATTTGCCCTTACCCATCACATCTGACACAGCTGGGAACTACACCTGCACCCTAGTGCTGAAAAATGGGAAGACCATCTGGGCAACGCAAGCTGTCATACTGCCCCTTAAAGGTGGAAGGGATG agATTATCAGTGTCACCaccccctccctcttccctttATTACTCCTGGTGCCCCTGGTTGCAGTGGCTGTTGggctgttgctatggagacagaaacacatctcTGATCGTG GTATTGAGCATTCCCTGTCTGTCCACTCGGGTGAAGCACAGAACATCTATGAGAATCCTGAGGATATCAGACAG GCTCCTTTGCAGGGCTCAGTCTACATG GATTTGAAACCAAGAGGAGAGGATGATGTCTATAAGGAACTGGAGCG
- the g6fl gene encoding g6f-like isoform X5, translating into MRQTDLNFREGVFSLVFFPKMEDGGLYSCLIEQQERNMKKMKIILLAILTVTVIPSPVLAQLSTLQLIASVNPVFAITKITWEAPGGIPMKSEQMPNASTVAKLPLFQNNDSGVYVCMVHPLRNSSTSLFMFSVNVTVDAAKLCPITDVTHGPDISIATQAHTSFPLTCAGVQGDYVRLHWNPPDTKKQTNMRVVHQYDRWRHSTSLTEQSERLKFAGPPSNAEAGNFSFLLTPEIKDGGLYICDVYLNDKSFSQRTVLSVLKVKTTRSSSKLELVCQYSERSQVKSVIWEYQNKSRRLKMSSTSPGRITTNLPLPITSDTAGNYTCTLVLKNGKTIWATQAVILPLKGGRDEIISVTTPSLFPLLLLVPLVAVAVGLLLWRQKHISDRGIEHSLSVHSGEAQNIYENPEDIRQAPLQGSVYMDLKPRGEDDVYKELERYEQCQS; encoded by the exons ATGCGCCAGACTGACTTAAACTTTCGAGAGGGGGTTTTCTctctggttttttttcccaaaatggaGGACGGCGGACTCTACTCATGCTTGATAGAGCAACAAGAGAGgaatatgaagaaaatgaagattATCCTCCTAGCTATCCTCACAG TCACCGTCATCCCATCTCCAGTCCTTGCTCAGCTCAGCACCCTGCAGCTGATTGCCAGTGTTAATCCTGTCTTCGCCATCACCAAAATCACCTGGGAAGCACCTGGTGGCATTCCCATGAAGAGCGAGCAAATGCCAAATGCCAGCACAGTGGCTAAACTGCCACTGTTCCAGAACAATGACAGCGGGGTCTATGTCTGTATGGTTCACCCTTTGCGTAACAGCAGCACCAGTCTTTTCATGTTCAGTGTGAACGTGACTGTTGATG CAGCCAAACTGTGCCCAATCACTGATGTAACACATG GCCCTGATATCTCCATCGCCACACAGGCTCATACATCCTTCCCACTGACCTGTGCTGGTGTCCAGGGGGACTATGTCCGGCTCCACTGGAATCCCCCAGACACCAAGAAACAGACTAATATGAGGGTTGTGCACCAGTATGATCGCTGGAGGCATTCCACCTCCTTGACTGAGCAAAGCGAGAGACTGAAGTTTGCTGGCCCACCCTCAAATGCGGAGGCTGGGAACTTCTCCTTTCTACTCACACCAGAGATCAAAGATGGTGGCCTCTACATCTGTGATGTGTACCTCAATGACAAGAGCTTCAGCCAGAGGACCGTTCTCAGCGTGCTGAAAG TTAAAACCACGCGTTCCTCCTCGAAGCTGGAGTTGGTTTGCCAGTACTCAGAGAGGTCCCAGGTCAAAAGCGTCATTTGGGAATACCAGAATAAGAGTCGCCGGTTGAAAATGTCAAGCACCAGCCCAGGCCGCATCACCACCAATTTGCCCTTACCCATCACATCTGACACAGCTGGGAACTACACCTGCACCCTAGTGCTGAAAAATGGGAAGACCATCTGGGCAACGCAAGCTGTCATACTGCCCCTTAAAGGTGGAAGGGATG agATTATCAGTGTCACCaccccctccctcttccctttATTACTCCTGGTGCCCCTGGTTGCAGTGGCTGTTGggctgttgctatggagacagaaacacatctcTGATCGTG GTATTGAGCATTCCCTGTCTGTCCACTCGGGTGAAGCACAGAACATCTATGAGAATCCTGAGGATATCAGACAG GCTCCTTTGCAGGGCTCAGTCTACATG GATTTGAAACCAAGAGGAGAGGATGATGTCTATAAGGAACTGGAGCG
- the g6fl gene encoding g6f-like isoform X1, translating to MESGFLTFILVSLFAVYSSHSGITDWNDVVVAREGMVTTLVCTDRTVRGAVSIKWKVKSHGADEWKLILSASEKKTSYYSVTEESMRQTDLNFREGVFSLVFFPKMEDGGLYSCLIEQQERNMKKMKIILLAILTVTVIPSPVLAQLSTLQLIASVNPVFAITKITWEAPGGIPMKSEQMPNASTVAKLPLFQNNDSGVYVCMVHPLRNSSTSLFMFSVNVTVDAAKLCPITDVTHGPDISIATQAHTSFPLTCAGVQGDYVRLHWNPPDTKKQTNMRVVHQYDRWRHSTSLTEQSERLKFAGPPSNAEAGNFSFLLTPEIKDGGLYICDVYLNDKSFSQRTVLSVLKVKTTRSSSKLELVCQYSERSQVKSVIWEYQNKSRRLKMSSTSPGRITTNLPLPITSDTAGNYTCTLVLKNGKTIWATQAVILPLKGGRDEIISVTTPSLFPLLLLVPLVAVAVGLLLWRQKHISDRGIEHSLSVHSGEAQNIYENPEDIRQAPLQGSVYMDLKPRGEDDVYKELERYEQCQS from the exons aTGGAGTCTGGTTTTCTCACGTTtattcttgtttctttgtttgcgGTATATTCCTCTCACTCTGGCATCACAG ACTGGAACGATGTTGTGGTGGCTAGAGAGGGCATGGTCACCACGTTGGTCTGTACTGATAGAACAGTCAGGGGTGCTGTGAGCATTAAGTGGAAGGTAAAGTCACATGGTGCAGATGAATGGAAACTGATTCTCTCAGCTAGTGAAAAGAAAACGTCCTATTATAGTGTCACAGAGGAATCCATGCGCCAGACTGACTTAAACTTTCGAGAGGGGGTTTTCTctctggttttttttcccaaaatggaGGACGGCGGACTCTACTCATGCTTGATAGAGCAACAAGAGAGgaatatgaagaaaatgaagattATCCTCCTAGCTATCCTCACAG TCACCGTCATCCCATCTCCAGTCCTTGCTCAGCTCAGCACCCTGCAGCTGATTGCCAGTGTTAATCCTGTCTTCGCCATCACCAAAATCACCTGGGAAGCACCTGGTGGCATTCCCATGAAGAGCGAGCAAATGCCAAATGCCAGCACAGTGGCTAAACTGCCACTGTTCCAGAACAATGACAGCGGGGTCTATGTCTGTATGGTTCACCCTTTGCGTAACAGCAGCACCAGTCTTTTCATGTTCAGTGTGAACGTGACTGTTGATG CAGCCAAACTGTGCCCAATCACTGATGTAACACATG GCCCTGATATCTCCATCGCCACACAGGCTCATACATCCTTCCCACTGACCTGTGCTGGTGTCCAGGGGGACTATGTCCGGCTCCACTGGAATCCCCCAGACACCAAGAAACAGACTAATATGAGGGTTGTGCACCAGTATGATCGCTGGAGGCATTCCACCTCCTTGACTGAGCAAAGCGAGAGACTGAAGTTTGCTGGCCCACCCTCAAATGCGGAGGCTGGGAACTTCTCCTTTCTACTCACACCAGAGATCAAAGATGGTGGCCTCTACATCTGTGATGTGTACCTCAATGACAAGAGCTTCAGCCAGAGGACCGTTCTCAGCGTGCTGAAAG TTAAAACCACGCGTTCCTCCTCGAAGCTGGAGTTGGTTTGCCAGTACTCAGAGAGGTCCCAGGTCAAAAGCGTCATTTGGGAATACCAGAATAAGAGTCGCCGGTTGAAAATGTCAAGCACCAGCCCAGGCCGCATCACCACCAATTTGCCCTTACCCATCACATCTGACACAGCTGGGAACTACACCTGCACCCTAGTGCTGAAAAATGGGAAGACCATCTGGGCAACGCAAGCTGTCATACTGCCCCTTAAAGGTGGAAGGGATG agATTATCAGTGTCACCaccccctccctcttccctttATTACTCCTGGTGCCCCTGGTTGCAGTGGCTGTTGggctgttgctatggagacagaaacacatctcTGATCGTG GTATTGAGCATTCCCTGTCTGTCCACTCGGGTGAAGCACAGAACATCTATGAGAATCCTGAGGATATCAGACAG GCTCCTTTGCAGGGCTCAGTCTACATG GATTTGAAACCAAGAGGAGAGGATGATGTCTATAAGGAACTGGAGCG
- the g6fl gene encoding g6f-like isoform X2 → MESGFLTFILVSLFAVYSSHSGITDWNDVVVAREGMVTTLVCTDRTVRGAVSIKWKVKSHGADEWKLILSASEKKTSYYSVTEESMRQTDLNFREGVFSLVFFPKMEDGGLYSCLIEQQERNMKKMKIILLAILTVTVIPSPVLAQLSTLQLIASVNPVFAITKITWEAPGGIPMKSEQMPNASTVAKLPLFQNNDSGVYVCMVHPLRNSSTSLFMFSVNVTVDAKLCPITDVTHGPDISIATQAHTSFPLTCAGVQGDYVRLHWNPPDTKKQTNMRVVHQYDRWRHSTSLTEQSERLKFAGPPSNAEAGNFSFLLTPEIKDGGLYICDVYLNDKSFSQRTVLSVLKVKTTRSSSKLELVCQYSERSQVKSVIWEYQNKSRRLKMSSTSPGRITTNLPLPITSDTAGNYTCTLVLKNGKTIWATQAVILPLKGGRDEIISVTTPSLFPLLLLVPLVAVAVGLLLWRQKHISDRGIEHSLSVHSGEAQNIYENPEDIRQAPLQGSVYMDLKPRGEDDVYKELERYEQCQS, encoded by the exons aTGGAGTCTGGTTTTCTCACGTTtattcttgtttctttgtttgcgGTATATTCCTCTCACTCTGGCATCACAG ACTGGAACGATGTTGTGGTGGCTAGAGAGGGCATGGTCACCACGTTGGTCTGTACTGATAGAACAGTCAGGGGTGCTGTGAGCATTAAGTGGAAGGTAAAGTCACATGGTGCAGATGAATGGAAACTGATTCTCTCAGCTAGTGAAAAGAAAACGTCCTATTATAGTGTCACAGAGGAATCCATGCGCCAGACTGACTTAAACTTTCGAGAGGGGGTTTTCTctctggttttttttcccaaaatggaGGACGGCGGACTCTACTCATGCTTGATAGAGCAACAAGAGAGgaatatgaagaaaatgaagattATCCTCCTAGCTATCCTCACAG TCACCGTCATCCCATCTCCAGTCCTTGCTCAGCTCAGCACCCTGCAGCTGATTGCCAGTGTTAATCCTGTCTTCGCCATCACCAAAATCACCTGGGAAGCACCTGGTGGCATTCCCATGAAGAGCGAGCAAATGCCAAATGCCAGCACAGTGGCTAAACTGCCACTGTTCCAGAACAATGACAGCGGGGTCTATGTCTGTATGGTTCACCCTTTGCGTAACAGCAGCACCAGTCTTTTCATGTTCAGTGTGAACGTGACTGTTGATG CCAAACTGTGCCCAATCACTGATGTAACACATG GCCCTGATATCTCCATCGCCACACAGGCTCATACATCCTTCCCACTGACCTGTGCTGGTGTCCAGGGGGACTATGTCCGGCTCCACTGGAATCCCCCAGACACCAAGAAACAGACTAATATGAGGGTTGTGCACCAGTATGATCGCTGGAGGCATTCCACCTCCTTGACTGAGCAAAGCGAGAGACTGAAGTTTGCTGGCCCACCCTCAAATGCGGAGGCTGGGAACTTCTCCTTTCTACTCACACCAGAGATCAAAGATGGTGGCCTCTACATCTGTGATGTGTACCTCAATGACAAGAGCTTCAGCCAGAGGACCGTTCTCAGCGTGCTGAAAG TTAAAACCACGCGTTCCTCCTCGAAGCTGGAGTTGGTTTGCCAGTACTCAGAGAGGTCCCAGGTCAAAAGCGTCATTTGGGAATACCAGAATAAGAGTCGCCGGTTGAAAATGTCAAGCACCAGCCCAGGCCGCATCACCACCAATTTGCCCTTACCCATCACATCTGACACAGCTGGGAACTACACCTGCACCCTAGTGCTGAAAAATGGGAAGACCATCTGGGCAACGCAAGCTGTCATACTGCCCCTTAAAGGTGGAAGGGATG agATTATCAGTGTCACCaccccctccctcttccctttATTACTCCTGGTGCCCCTGGTTGCAGTGGCTGTTGggctgttgctatggagacagaaacacatctcTGATCGTG GTATTGAGCATTCCCTGTCTGTCCACTCGGGTGAAGCACAGAACATCTATGAGAATCCTGAGGATATCAGACAG GCTCCTTTGCAGGGCTCAGTCTACATG GATTTGAAACCAAGAGGAGAGGATGATGTCTATAAGGAACTGGAGCG